The segment TCATCCTAAAGTCTGTTAAAAATCTTCAAAAAAATTACATATACCTTGATTTGCAATTAACCAACTCTGTTGAAGAGTTTGTATCACAATATCTGAAAAAAATATATACGCTTTTTCCTGCCGAAAAAATTAAAGCATATATTAAAAATTTTCGGATTTTACCTCAAATTACCTTAAACCCTACCAATAATGAACTTGATGTTTCATTTAAATTTACCGGAGATTCATTACCTGTAGTCGAAGATGTCTTAAATTTACTCGAGAAAATATCTAATAAAGATAAAAGAACTATTGTAATTTTAGATGAATTTCAGGAAATAAACCAATTTGAAAAAGGATTCGACAAAAAATTACGTGCAATAATCCAACATCATAAAAATATTAATTATGTTTTTCTTGGAAGTCAGGAATCACTCATGAAATATATTTTTGAGAACAAAAAATCTCCATTTTATCATTTTGGTCAAATACTTCAGCTACAAAAAATTAAAGATGAGTTCTTTATTGATTTCTTAAATAATGGTTTTGCCACAGTTACTCGCAATGCTGAGTTTATTTCAAAACAAATTATTTTATTTACACAAGGGCACCCCTACTATACACAGCAACTCGCATATAACGTATGGAACTTGTTGTATATGAAAAAAAACGACCAAGAGGTGGTAAGTCTAGCTATTAATGAAACAATTATGTCGCATGATTACGATTTTGAGCGACTTTGGAACACTCTCAACCTCACAGATAGAAAAACATTAATTCATTTATTGCAAAATTCAGATACGCCATTTTCACATCAACACCTTAATATCCCAACAAGTACTTTAATGAGCTCCATTAAACGACTTTTAGTCAATGGTTTTATCATTAAAAACACAAAAGGCTATGAAATTGATGATCCATTTTTTAAACAATGGTTATTAATCAGAAGAAAAAAAAGCTAAGAAAAATCATACAAATTTCCTTGATGATTGGATGATGAATATTCATACCCCCGCCTGTCATTACCTGTTGATAATGATTTATCTGGAACACTTGTAATTGATAAAACTAAATGATAAAAAAATAATTAACCAAACTGCTCATTAATAAATTGGATACCAACATTGTCATAATTGGTGCTGGAGTTGTGGGACTTGCCATTGCACAAGAACTTTCGAAGTGGTTCGACGATGTTTATCTGATTGAAAAAAACACAACCTTTGGTCAAGAGACCTCGAGTCGAAACAGCGAAGTCATTCACTCGGGCATATATTATCCCAAAGGCTCATTAAAAGCGACAATCTGTGTGGAAGGGAAAAAACTCTTATACGACTATTGCCTACAAAAGCAAATCGCACACAAAAAAATCGGTAAATTGGTAGTATCGACCAATGCTTCTGAAGACACCATTTTGTACTCCATACTCCAGCAAGCACAAAACAATAATGTTACAGATGCTCAACTACTATCATTAGACGAAATAAAGCAACTCGAGCCCCATATAAACGCTACGACGGCACTTTACTTCCCATCGACGGGCATTGTCGATTCGTTTAGCTTAATGAAGCAACTCGAAAACGATGCCATCAACCAAGGGGTTCAGGTGCTTTACAAAAAAGAAATTACGGCTATTCGTAAAATCACCAACGGATACGAACTTACCGTTAACGAAAACGACGAGCAGTTTAGTTTTACCGCTTCGATAGTAATCAATGCCGGTGGACTATATGCCGATAAAATAGCTGCCATGGTTGGCATTCACGATCTTTCTTATACAATTCACTATTGGAAGGGCGAATATTTTTCCGTCACAAACGGTAAACATAAGCTCTTAAACCACCTGATATACCCCACCCCAAACCCAAACAATACCGGGCTTGGCATACACGCTACACTCGATATCAACAGCCGGCTGAAATTAGGACCCAACGCCCTATATCTCAACACCAAGATTCTCGATTATAGTGTAAATAAAGACCACCTCGAAAGCTTTTACAATGCGGCCATTAAATTTTTACCTTTTATTGAATTACACGATTTACAACCCGATCAGGCAGGCGTACGCCCTAAATTGCAAAAACCTGGCGATACCTTTAGAGATTTCATCATTTGCAACGAAACTAACAAAGGATTTAAAAACTTTATCAACCTTATCGGTATCGAATCACCAGGATTGACAAGCTGTTTGGCAATAGCCAAAAAAGTTAAAAAGCTTATCCAATAACACCCACGCTCGTCATTGCGATTTTCAACTATTTTGAAAAAGAAGCAATCTCATCAAAACACATACAACATGTTTTAAGAGCATTGAAAAAAGCTTAGCGCAGATTGCTTCACACATACGCACATGTAAAACTTCGTTCGCAATGACGAAAAAAAAGAAAATTCTCACAAGACCTAATTAAATTTTTCTAAATCCAAATAATTAATAACATTTAACTGAAATCAGAAATGAAAAAAGCAATTATAACAGGTATTACAGGACAAGACGGCAGTTACCTTGCCGAAATTCTTCTTGAAAAAGGCTACGAAGTACACGGCATTATACGACGTAGCAGTTCATTTAATACCGGACGAATAGACCATTTATATAATAATCCCGAAATTTTAAATAATCGACTATTCTTACATTATGGCGATTTAGTTGATACTTCGAGCTTGCATCGCATTTTAGAAAAAGTACAACCTGACGAAATATACAATTTAGCTGCTCAAAGCCATGTAAAAGTCTCGTTCGACTTGCCCGATTATACCGCTCAAGTCGATGCTTTAGGAACTCTCCGCTTTCTCGATGCTATTCGCGAAACGGGCATAAACACTAAATTCTATCAAGCTTCTACCAGCGAACTTTTTGGTAAAGTGCAAGAAGTACCTCAAAGCGAAAAAACACCATTCTATCCTCGTTCACCTTATGGAGTGGCAAAACTATACGCTTACTGGATAATTGTCAACTATCGCGAAGCATATAATCTCTTTGCTTGCAATGGCATTCTTTTCAATCACGAAAGCCCACGCCGCGGCGAAACTTTTGTTACAAGGAAAATAACACGCGCAGCCGCTCGTATAGCATTAGGATTGCAAGACAAGCTGGTACTAGGGAATCTCAACGCTAAACGCGACTGGGGATATGCTAAAGAATATTGCGAAGGCATGTGGCTCATTTTACAACATCACCAACCCGACGATTTTGTGCTAGCTACCGGCGAAACACATACCGTACGCGAATTTGCCGAAAAAACATTTGCCGAAATTGGTATTATGATCGAATGGCAAGGGAAAGAAGAACATGAAAAAGGTATTATCAGCGATCTTCAAGATAAAGGTTTTGAACTAAAAGGAATAAGAAAAGGTAAAACAGTTGTAGAAGTTAGCCCATCCTATTATCGCCCAACTGAAGTCGATTTGCTCATTGGTAATCCTGAAAAAGCACGCCGATTATTAGGATGGCAACATCAAACAACATTCGATGAACTGATAAAAATGATGACCATTGCCGATTATGAAAAGGTTTTAAAAAGAGGATATTAAGTTAAAATGATATGATTCGATGAAATAAAAGAAACCTTTTAAAAGATAAAGCAGTCATATATTTAAATTAGTATGTGCAAAGCTTACATTATACAACTTCCCAAAATTATCGACCAAAGAGGAAATTTAACATTTGTCGAAACACAAAAACATGTTCCCTTTAAAATAGAACGTGTATTCTGGATTTA is part of the Bacteroidales bacterium genome and harbors:
- the gmd gene encoding GDP-mannose 4,6-dehydratase encodes the protein MKKAIITGITGQDGSYLAEILLEKGYEVHGIIRRSSSFNTGRIDHLYNNPEILNNRLFLHYGDLVDTSSLHRILEKVQPDEIYNLAAQSHVKVSFDLPDYTAQVDALGTLRFLDAIRETGINTKFYQASTSELFGKVQEVPQSEKTPFYPRSPYGVAKLYAYWIIVNYREAYNLFACNGILFNHESPRRGETFVTRKITRAAARIALGLQDKLVLGNLNAKRDWGYAKEYCEGMWLILQHHQPDDFVLATGETHTVREFAEKTFAEIGIMIEWQGKEEHEKGIISDLQDKGFELKGIRKGKTVVEVSPSYYRPTEVDLLIGNPEKARRLLGWQHQTTFDELIKMMTIADYEKVLKRGY
- a CDS encoding NAD(P)/FAD-dependent oxidoreductase, whose translation is MDTNIVIIGAGVVGLAIAQELSKWFDDVYLIEKNTTFGQETSSRNSEVIHSGIYYPKGSLKATICVEGKKLLYDYCLQKQIAHKKIGKLVVSTNASEDTILYSILQQAQNNNVTDAQLLSLDEIKQLEPHINATTALYFPSTGIVDSFSLMKQLENDAINQGVQVLYKKEITAIRKITNGYELTVNENDEQFSFTASIVINAGGLYADKIAAMVGIHDLSYTIHYWKGEYFSVTNGKHKLLNHLIYPTPNPNNTGLGIHATLDINSRLKLGPNALYLNTKILDYSVNKDHLESFYNAAIKFLPFIELHDLQPDQAGVRPKLQKPGDTFRDFIICNETNKGFKNFINLIGIESPGLTSCLAIAKKVKKLIQ